AGTTCTACAAGACGCCCGACGCGATCCTGCGCGCGCAGCTCGCCTCGTGGGACAAGACAGTGGCCAAGAAGGCGACGGAGAACCCTGCGTTCAAGAAGGTGCTGGATTCGCAACGAGCCTTCGCGGAGCGTGCAGGCCAGTGGTACAACGACTACACCGTCGATTTCAAGATGGCCTACAACCACTACTTCGGCCGCCAGGCCAAGAAGTCCTGACCTTCACCGGCCATGGCAAGGGGCACTGCGGTGCCCCTCCTTTTTTCCGCGCCCCGGGCGCCAGGGTTTCTCAATGCAATCTTTTCTGTTGGCGGTCGACCGCTTCTCGACCTGGGTCGGCAAGACCTTTGCCTGGTGCGCGGTGCTGCTCACCGTGCTCATCAGCTGGGAGGTGTTCTCCCGCTACGCGCTCAACCGGCCCCATGCCTGGGTGCTCGACGCGCAGATCATGCTGTACGGCACGCTGTTCATGACCGCCGGCGCCTACACGCTCGCCAAGAACGGCCATGTGCGCGGCGACGTGCTCTACGGCTTCTTCCGGCCGCGCACGCAGGCGATCGTCGACCTGACGCTGTACATCCTCTTCTTCCTCCCGGGCATCGTCGCGCTGACCTGGGCCGGCTGGATCTATGCCGGGGAGTCGCTGTCGATCCGCGAGCAGACTTTCTCCGCGGATCCGCTCCCGCTCTATCCGTTCAAGTACGTCATCCCGCTCGCCGGCGTCACCCTGCTGCTGCAGGGCGTCGTCGAGATCGTGCGCTGCGTGCAGTGCATTCGCGACGGCGTATGGCCCTCGCGCGAGCAGGACGTCGAGGAAGTGGACGTCGCGAAGCTCAAGGAAATGGTGCACGTGGACGATGCCGACATCCGGGCTCTGGACGCGGTGGTGGTTGCCAAGGAGGCCAGGCCATGATCCGGCGCGAACTCTGGTTCGGCCTGTCGTTCATGGTGCTGATCGTCGCCGCGGCGGGGATCATGCTGCTGCGCGCCGACACGATCACCAACGGCCACCTCGGCCTGCTGATGCTGTCGCTGGTGGTGGTCGCGATCATGCTGGGCTTTCCCACGGCGTTCACGCTGATGGGCATGGGCATGATCTTCACCTGGTTCGCCTATGACAGGAACATCACGCACACGCTCGACCTGATGGTGCAGGCGGCCTACAAGACGATGGCGAACGACGTGCTGATCGCGGTACCGCTGTTCGTCTTCATGGGCTACCTGGTCGAGCGCGCCAACCTGATTGAGACCCTCTTCAAGAGCCTGCACCTGGCACTTGCCCGGCTGCCGGGCGCGCTGGCGGTGGCAACGTTGGTGACCTGCACGATCTTCGCCACGGCCACCGGCATCGTCGGTGCCGTGGTGACACTGATGGGGCTGCTGGCGTTGCCTGCCATGTTGCGCGCCGGCTACAGCATCCCGCTGTCCGCGGGGGCGATCACGGCGGGCGGCTGCCTCGGCATCCTGATCCCGCCTTCGGTGCTGCTGATCGTCTACGGCGCTACCGCCGGCGTATCGGTGGTGCAGCTGTACGCCGGCGCTTTCTTTCCCGGCGTTTTGCTGGCGTCGCTGTACGTGCTCTACGTGATCCTGGTCGCCAAGCTCAAGCCCGCCTGGGCGCCCCCGCTTTCGGCCGCCGATCGCGCGGTGCCGCTGCCGCCGCTGACGCAGCTGATCACGCCCGATCCGACGCGCCACGCGTTCGCGGGCTTGGTGGCCGGGCTCAAGGGCCGCCGCAATGCCGAGGTGCCCGCCGGGTTCCTGCTGCGGCAACTCGGCATCGTCTTGCTGCCCGGCCTGCTCTTCGCGCTGATGGCCGTCACCACCTATCGCGCCGTGACCACCGTGGAGGCGGCGGAGCAGTACGACATTCAGGAAATCGGTGCCCGGCGCAGCGCACCCGAGCCGGCCTCGGGCGGGTTGCAGGAGCCGCCCGCCGAGAACGAGGGCGGCCTCCAGGAGCCACCGAGCGAGGGCGGGCTTGCCGAGCCGCCAGGCGCCGGCGCCGTGCAGGAGCCCCCGGGTGCGGGCACACGCGCCGCGCAGCTGCCGTCCGGCAGTGCTGCGGTAGCCCCCGTCGCGAAGCCCGGCGCCGCGGAGGGCGCCACCACGCGGCCGGCGCCCACCTGGTGGTGGGTCTGCTTCGCGCTGATCGGTGCGATGGTCGCGCTGTTCTACCTGTTTCTCAGCTTCGCGCGGCTCGAGATCTTCAAGATGCTGCTGGCCTCGTTCTTCCCGCTGATGATCCTCATCGTGGCGGTGCTCGGGTCGATCGTGCTGGGCCTGGCCACGCCGACGGAGGCGGCAGCCATGGGCGCCCTCGGGGGCTTCCTGCTGGCCGCCGCCTACCGCCGGCTGACGCTGGATGTGCTCAAGGAATCGGTCTTCCTCACGGCCAAGACATCGGCCATGGTGTGCTGGCTGTTCGTGGGCTCGGCCATTTTCTCGGCCGCCTTCGCGCTGCTCGGCGGCCAGCAGCTGGTCGAGGAATGGGTCCTGAGCATGAACCTCTCGAAGGTTCAGTTCCTGGTGCTGAGCCAGGTGATCATCTTCATCCTGGGCTGGCCGCTGGAATGGACCGAGATCATCGTGATCTTCATGCCCATTTTCATACCGCTGCTGGACAACTTCGGCGTCGACCCGCTGTTCTTCGGGCTGCTGGTGGCCATGAACCTCCAGACTGCCTTCCTGTCGCCACCGGTCGCCATGGCGGCCTTCTACCTGAAGGGCGTGAGCCCGCCCCATGTGACGCTGAACCAGATCTTCCTCGGCATGCTGCCCTTCATGGGCATCCAGGTGCTGGCGATCCTCATGCTGTACATCTGGCCGCAGATCGGATTGTGGTTGCCGCAGCTGCTGTACAAATAGGCAGGCAGGGGGCACGAGGGCCGACAATCGGCCCTTTTTGCCCGCCCCTCCCTTGACATCCCTGTTCGAACGAATTGCACGCTGGGCGCGCGCCGTGCCGCGCGCCTTGCGGCGCATCGGCCTGCTGCCGCCCGCGGCGCCGGACCAGTGGCTCGATGGCCATTTCGAGCACCAGCACCGCAACGTGGACTACAAGCTCTTCGTCCCCGGGCGCGGTGCCGGCAGGCCCCGCCCGCTGCTGCTGATGCTGCACGGCTGCACCCAGGATCCGGAGGACTTCGCCACAGGGACGCGGATGAACCGGATCGCCGCCGAGCTCGGCTTCCTCGTGATCTATCCGACACAGACCCAGAGGGCCAACGCGGGCAAGTGCTGGAACTGGTTCCTGCCGCAGCACCAGCAGGCCGGGCGGGGCGAGCCCGCACTGCTGGCGGCGCTTACGCAGGCGGCCATGCGCGAGCACGGGGCCGATCCGGCACGCGTCTACGTGGCGGGCCTGTCCGCCGGCGGCTCGATGGCCGACATCCTGGGCCGGACCTATCCCGGGCTCTTCGCCGCCGTGGGCGTGCACTCGGGCCTGCCGAGCGGCGTGGCGCGCGACCTCCTCTCGGCGCTCGGCGCGATGAAGAACGGCCCGGGCAAGGCGAGCGCCGGCGGTCCGATGCGGCCGACCATCGTCTTCCACGGCGACGCCGACGAGACGGTGCATCCGCGCAACGGGGCGCAGGTGGCGGCGGATGCGGTGGGGGCGCTGCTGGGGGGCGGCGGTCATCCGCCGGCGCACGAGATGCGGGGACGCTCGGAGGGTGGCCGCGCCTTCACCCGCTGGACCTATGCCGATGCCCGCGGCGGCATCATGGTCGAGCACTGGCTGCTGCACGGCACCGGCCACGCCTGGGCCGGCGGCAGCGCCGACGGCTCCTTCACCGACCCCGCCGGGCCGGATGCGAGCGCCGAGATGCTGCGTTTCTTCCTCAGCCATCCGATGAGCAACCGGACTGGGATGCGATAAGCCCCTTGCTTACACGCGGTTGCGCCGCTCGCGGGATAGTTCCAAAGCTTTGCAATGCAGTTGCCAGCGCCGGCCCGCCCTGGCGCGTTGCAGGGTCTGGACCCGAGGACCGATCATGAAACATCGCACCACTTCACACGGCGCCCGCCGCGCCGTCGGCTGGCTGCTGGGCCTGGTGCTGCTGCTCGCCGCCGGCGCCGCGGCCTGGGCGCAGCAGGACCCCCCGGGCCGCGTGGCTCGCCTCGACGAGCAGCAGGGCACCGTCAGCTTCTCGCCGGCGGGCGACGACAGCTGGTACGACGCAGTGCCCAACCGGCCGATCACCACCGGCGACCGGCTCTGGACCGACCGCAACGCGCGGGCCGAGCTGCATGTGGATTCGACCGCGCTGCGCCTGGACGACCAGACGATGCTGGTGGTGTCCGAGCTCGAAGACGACAGCGCCCGCTTCACCGCGACCCGCGGCCGCCTGCAACTGCGCGTGCGCGAGGCCCCGGCCGGGCAGCGCCTGGAGATCGACACCGCCAACCTGGCGGTGGTGGTCGAGGCCCCCGGCGACTACCGCATCGAGGTCGACCCGGCCGCCGGCACCACGCGCGTGGCGGTCGCTGCCGGCGGCCTCACGCTTTATGGCGAGAACGGCGAATCGGTGGCCCTCGGCGCCCACCAGCAGCTCACGGTGTCGGGACGCCAGCTGGCGGCGGTGAGCAGCACTCCCGTGCGCGCCGGCGACGCGTTCGACCGCTGGGTGGCCGAGCGCGACCGGCTCGAAGACCAGTCGATCTCTGCGCGCTATGTCTCGCGCGACGTGCTGGGCTACCAGCAGCTCGACCGCTATGGCGACTGGCAGAGCGATCCCACCTACGGCAACGTCTGGTATCCGCGCAGCGTCGATGCCGACTGGGCGCCGTACCGCGACGGCCAATGGGTGGACATCGCGCCCTGGGGCTGGACCTGGGTCGACGCCGCACCCTGGGGCTTCGCGCCTTCGCACTACGGCCGCTGGGCGCGCATCGGGCCGCGCTGGGCCTGGGTGCCGGGGCGGGCGAACACGCGGCCGGTGTATGCGCCGGCGCTGGTCGGTTTCGTGGGCGGCGGCGTGCATGCCAACGTGGCGGCTGGCGGACGCCCGGGCGTCGGGTGGTTCCCGCTCGCGCCCGGCGAACCGTGGCGCCCGGGCTACCGCGCCAGCCAGCGCTACATCGACGAGGCCAACCGTGCCGTCGCCTACCAGCGGCAACTTGCGCGCGCGGACTACCTGCACCGCAATACGCCGGGTGCGCTCTCGCTGGTGCCGGTGGACATCTTCGGCCGCGGGCCCATCGCCCGCCGCGACTTCCTGCGCACGCCGGAGGGTGCCACTGCGCAACTGCCGATCGTCGCCACCGCGCCGATCCCGGCGCGCGGCGACCGGCATGTCGGCGGCTTCGGGCGTTCGGCGAGCGCCCTGCCGCCGCCCGACCTGCGCGGTCGACAGCAGCAGTTCCAGCAGGCGCAGCAGTTGCAGCAAGCCCAGCAGGCGCACCAAGCCCAGCAGGCGCAGCAGCAACTTCAGTTTCAGCAGCGCGCCGTCCAGGCGCAGGCCCAGGCACAGCAGCAGCTTCAGTTGCAGCAGATGCAGCGCTTCCAGCAGATGCAGCAAGCGCAGCAGCCGCAATCCGGCCAGCAGCTCCAGCAGATGCAGCAACGCGATGCGCTGCGCCAGCAGCAAGAGTTCCAGCAGCGCGCCGCGCAGGCTCAGGCCCAGCAGCAGTTCCAGCTGCAGCAGCAACAACAGCAACAGCAGGCGCTGCGCGCCCAGCAGGAGATGCAGCAGCGCGCCGCCCAGGCCCAGGCCCAGCAGCTCCAGCTGGTTCAACAGCAGCAGGCCCTGCGCGCGCAGCAGCAGATGCAGGCTCAGCAACAGATCCAGCAGATGCAGATGCAGCAACAGAACACGCTGCGCCAGGCGCAGGAACACCAGCAGCGTGCCTTGCAGCAACAGCAACAACAGCAGCAGCGTGCGGGCGGCAGCGATCCGCGGCAGCGCTGGACCTCGCGGGATTCCGGGCCGCAGTTCGACCGGCCCTGAGAGGCTGTGAAAGCGTGAGCGAACCCGCTCATGCGGCGGCAGCATTTCCTTCGGCCGGCTACAGTCGGCCGCAAGGAGCGGCTTCCATGCAAACATTCGACTTCGACCTCTTCGTGATCGGCGGCGGCAGCGGTGGCGTACGCGCGGCACGCATGGCGGCCCAGCGCGGCGCACGCGTTGCGCTGGCCGAATGCGCGGAGCTGGGCGGCACCTGCGTCAACGTGGGCTGCATTCCCAAGAAGCTCTACAGCTACGCGGCCGGCTATGCAGAGTCCTTCGAGGAGGCGGCCGGCTACGGCTGGACGCTCGACGGCGCCCCGCGCTTCGACTGGAACCAGCTCAAGGCCAATCGCGCCAAGGAGATCGCCCGCCTCAACGGCGTCTACCGCAACCTCCTCGAGGGCGCGGGCGTCAGGCTGATCCAGGGCTGGGCGTGCCTGGCCGATGCGCACACCGTTCAGATCGGCGAGAAGAAGCACACTGCGCGCCACATCCTGGTGGCCACCGGCGGCATGCCCTTCGTGCCGGAGCTCCCGGGCCGCGAGCTCGGCGTGGTGTCGGACGCGATGTTCGACCTCGACCCCTTCCCCAAACGCCTGCTGGTGGTGGGCGGCGGCTACATCGCCTGCGAGTTCGCCTCCATCTTCAACGGCCTGGGCGCGCAGGTCACGCAGCTGTACCGCGGGCCGCACCTGCTCAACGGCTTCGACGAGGACGTGCGCCAGTTCCTGGCCAAGGAGATGGGCCGCGCCGGCGTCGACATCCGCTTCAACTGCGAGATCGACATGATCACGCGCCTCGACAGCGGCCTGTGCGCGCTGCTCTCGCGCGGGGAGCGCGTGGAGGCCGATGTCATCCTCTATGCCACCGGCCGGGTGCCCAACACCGAGGGCCTGGGCCTGCAGGCGGCCGGTGTCGAGCTCGACGAGCGCGGCGGCGTGGTGGTCGATGCGCACTACCGCAGTTCCGTGCCCTCGGTCTACGCCGTGGGCGACGTGTCGACGAAGCAGCAGCTCACCCCGGTGGCGCTGGCCGAGGCCATGGTGGTGGTGGACACCCTGTTCGGCCCGGGGCCGCGCGAGCTGGACTACGAGTTCACGCCCACGGCCGTGTTCACCCATCCCAACATCGGCACCTGCGGCTACACCGAGGCCGAGGCGCGCGCGAGGTTCGGCAAGGTCCGGGTGTTCTCGAGCGAGTTCAAGGCGCTGCGCCACACGCTCTCGCAAAGCGGCGAGCGCACCTTCATGAAGCTGGTGGTCGAGCGCGACACCGACCGCGTGGTGGGCCTGCACATGGTGGGGCCCGATGCGGGCGAGGTGGTGCAGGGCTTCGCGGTCGCGATGCGCGCGGGCGCGACCAAGCGGTTGTTCGACAGCACGATCGGCATTCATCCGACCGTGGCGGAAGAGTTCGTCACCATGCGCGAACCGATGCCGGGGTAGAGGCTTCGTCCCGATGACCCCCTCCGAGGAAAGTGCCCGCGCGGGCTCGGTCTGGATCCGGTTCTGGTGGCCCAATGCCGCGTTGGAGCCGACGCCGGCGCATGTGAGCGCGCCCGAGCGTGCGGCGATCAGGACCCGGAACTACGTGTGGCTGAAGACGTACATGGACATCTACATCCTCCGCTGGGGTTTGCTGTGGGCTGCCTGCCTGGTGCTCGCGCTCCTCGCGGCGGACGATGCGGTTCCAAGTGTCCTCTTCGCCGGCGCGCTGACCGCCACCATGATGTCCTTCTTTGGCCTTTTTTCCATGATCCTGATCTATCGCCGGGCAAGCAGGGCGCTGGAGGACCGGGCCGTGTAGCTGACGCACGAACTTCTTCTTGCCTGACAGCGCGCCGCCGTCGCCTTGACGATGCTGTGGATGCGCCGGAGGATCCGCACGATGCCACGCTGCGGACCGGGCGCCCACCTGAAGGAGCTGCCATGAACACGAAGGAGCCGTCGCAAACGACCGACCGCGAGAGCGTCAAGGACAACATGGAGAAGAGCACCGAGAAACAACCCGGCGAGTTTCGCGACGAGGCCAACGAGGACAAGGTCGTGGAGATCGGGAAGGATGTGCGGAAGGATCCGATCAAGGGCATCGATCCCAAGCGCTGACACGCGGCTGCGGTCGGCATGGGCCCCGGTTTGCTCGATTGGCTGAGGTCCGGGTGGGCCCTGCTGGCGCTGGCAACGCTCGTCGTCGTGCTCGGGCTGGTCATCTGGTCCATCCGCAGGCATCGTGATCCCCGGCTGGTGGTCGAGTGCGATGCTTCCATCGCCGACCTCCTGCCGTCGCTTTCGGGCTTGACGCAGGGCACGGTCTACGAAGGCAACGCGGTCGAACTGCTGGAGAACGGCGCGTTCTTCGACGCGATGTTCGAGGAGATCGCCAAGGCCCGGGCTTCCGTCCACTTCGAGACCTTTCTCTGGAAGGAAGGCAAGCTGGGTGAGCGCCTGGCGAACGCGTTGATCGAACGCCGGCGTGCCGGCGTGAAGGTGCGCGTGCTGGTCGATGCCGACGGCGGCAAGGAGATGGGCCGCGATGCAGAGTGCCTGCGCTCCGGAGATTGCAATCTCCGCATGCATCACCCCCGGCACATACGCAACATCGGCGTCTTCAACGACCGTGATCATCGCAAGCTGCTGGTCGTGGACGGCCGCGTGGCGATGGTGGGCGGCCATTGCATCGTGGACAGCTGGCTCGGCAACGGCGAGAGCCGCGAGCACGTGCGCGACCTGGGCGTGCGTCTGCGCGGGCCGATCGTGCATGCCGTGCAGGGCGCCTTCAGCGAGAACTGGGTGGAGGACACCGGCGAGCTGTTCGTCGGTGACGAGGTGTTTCCGCCGCTCGCCCGTGTGGGCGAGGTTGCCATTCACGTGGCCAGTCTCAAGCCGGAAGGGTCCCCGCCGGCCGTGAAGATCCTGCACCACCTGGTGCCGTGCATCGCGCGCAAGCGGATCTGGATCCAGAACCCCTACTTCCTGCCGGACAGCGAGGCGATCGAGGCCTTGTGCGATGCGGCGAAGCGCGGCGTTGACGTCCGGGTGATGGTGCCGTCCGCCGAAGCCTCGGACATGCCCATGGTCCAGCATGCGGCGCATCGGAACTTCCACCTCCTGCTGGCGGGCGGCGTGCGGATCTTCGAGTATTCGAAGTGCCTGCTGCACCAGAAGGTGATGACCGTGGACACGGCGTGGTGTGCGATCGGATCGAGCAATTTCGACGACCGGTCCTTCGAGACCAACGACGAGATCACGCTCGGCCTGCGCGACGACGCCCTGGCCGCGCAGCTCGAGGCGATCTTCGAGCGCGACATGCATGACTGCAGCGAGCTGAACGGCGACGCATGGGCCCGGCGTGGACTGCGGCATCGGTGCAAGGACAACCTGCTGTATGTCTTCAACGAGCTGCTGTGAGGCGGAGACAGCGCGGGCGCCGAGCACTGCGGTGCACCCGGATCAGGCCCCGGCACTGGCGGCACAATCGTGCCATGCCCTACATGCCCACCTTCATCGCCCCGGCCCGCTTCGCCGATCCCGTCGCCGTGCTCGAGCAGGTGCGGCTGATCTATGACAGCGGCCTCGCGCACCTGCGAGAGGCGATGCAGCGCTTCGTCGCCGGCGAGAGCCTGCCGGGCCGGGTGCGCGCCTGCTATCCCTTCGTGCGGGTGCACACCCACACGGTCTCGCGCCGCACCCCGGCGGCCAACGCCTGGCTCAGCTATGGCTTCGTGGCCGGCCCGGGCCGCTACGAGACCACGCTGACGCGTCCCGACCTCTTCGAGCGCTACTACCGCGAGCAATTCCGCCTGCTGCTCGAGAACCATGAAGTCGAGCTCGAGGTCGGCACCAGCACCCAGCCGATCCCGATCCACTTCTCCTTCGCCGAGAACGAGCACATCGAGGGCACGATGAGCGAGGAGCGGCGCGTGCTGATGCGCGACGTCTTCGACCTGCCCGATCTGGCCGCGATGGACGACGGCATCGCCAACGGCACCTTCGAAGCCCGGCCGGGCGAGGCGCAGCCGCTCGCGCTCTTCACTGCCGCGCGGGTGGACTACTCGCTGCACCGGCTGCGCCACTACACCGGCACCGCGCCCGAGTGGTTCCAGAACTTCGTGCTCTTCACCAACTACCAGTTCTACATCGACGAGTTCGTGCGCCTGGGGCGCGAGGCCATGGCCGACGAGAACAGCGAGTACATCGCCTTCATCGAACCCGGCAACGTCGTCACGCGCCGGCGCGGGCTGGCGGCGGGCTCGAGCGCCTTCTACGGCGCGTTGCTCGACGGCAGCCAGGGCACGCCGCCCGGGCGCCTGCCGCAGATGCCGGCCTACCACCTCGTGCGGGAGGACTGCAGCGGCATCAGCATGGTCAACATCGGCGTCGGCCCGGCCAATGCCAAGACCATCACCGACCACGTCGCGGTGCTGCGCCCGCATGCCTGGATGATGCTGGGCCATTGCGCCGGCCTGCGCCAGGGGCAGCAGTTGGGCGATTACGTGCTGGCCCACGCCTACGTGCGCGAGGACCATGTGCTCGACGAGGAACTGCCGCTGTGGGTGCCGATCCCCGCGCTGTCGGAAATCCAGCTCGCGCTGGAGAGCGCGGTGGCCGATGTCACCGGGATGCAGGGCACCCAGCTCAAGAAGATCATGCGCACCGGCACCGTGGCGAGCACCGACAACCGCAACTGGGAGCTCCTGCCCGGCAACCAGCCGCAGCGCCGCTTCAGCCAGAGCCGCGCGGTGGCGCTGGACATGGAAAGCGCCACCATTGCCGCCAACGGCTTCCGCTTTCGCGTCCCGTACGGCACCCTGCTGTGTGTCAGCGACAAGCCGCTGCACGGCGAGATCAAGCTGCCGGGCATGGCCAACCATTTCTACCGCGAGCGCGTCGAACAGCACCTGCGCATCGGCATGGCGGCGATCGACGTGTTGCGGCGCGAGGGCTCGAGCCGCCTGCACAGCCGCAAGCTGCGCAGCTTTGCGGAGGTGGCATTCCAATAGCCTCCGTACGCCGCCCCGATTCCGAGATTTTGTTGGCAGGCGGCGGCTGTTTCTTCACGACAGCAGCCGTGGCGATTTCGCAAGCCGTCGGTACGATTCCTTCCGTTGCAACAAATTGACACACTTGTCAGGGAGGACTCGAATGGTGGATTCAACTCGACGCATCTTCACTTCGTGGCTCGCAGCCACGGCAGCCGGCATCGCACCGGCATCGGTGCTGGCCCAGGCCTCGAAGCCCGCGGCCGCCGCAGTTGCGATACCGCGGCTGCGCATCATCATTCCCGCCAACGAGGGCGGCGGCTGGGACCAGACGGGCCGCGCGCTCGGCGCGGCGATGATGGCCGCCGGCGCGGTGGCGCAGGTCGAGTACGAGAACATCGGCGGCAAGGGCGGCACCATCGGGCTGGCGCGCTATGTCGAGAAGTACGACGCCGACCCCGATGCCGTGCTGATGAGCGGCATGGTGATGGTCGGCGCCATCGCGCTGCAGAAGCCCGCGGTGGACATGAGCCGCATCGCGCCGCTGGCGCGGCTGACCAGCGACTACGAGGTGGTGGTGGTGAAGGGTGACTCGCCGATCGTGACCGCCAAGGACCTGATCGCGAAGATGCGCGCCGATCCGGCCAATACCGCGATCGCGGGCGGCTCCGCCGGCGGCGTCGATCACATGTTCGCGGGCATCCTGTCGCGCGCGGCCGGCAACACCTCCGCGCTGGTCTACCTGCCCTTCCCGGGCGGCGCGCAGGTGGTGTCGGCGGTGGAGTCGGGCAAGGCCATCGCCGGCATCTCCGGCTACAGCGAATTCAGCGAGCACATCGCCAGCGGCAAGCTGCGTGCGATCGGCGTGTCATCGCGAAGTGCGTTCATGGGCGTGCCCTCCGTGCGGCAGCAGGGCGTCGACGCCGACCTGGCCAACTGGCGCGGGGTGTTCACCGGCAAGGCGGTGCCGACATCGCGTCAGGCCGTGCTGCTCGACGCCGTGAGGCGCGCGGTCGCCACCGACGTCTGGCAGAAAGCCCTCAAGCGCAGCAACTGGGACAGCTACTGGATGGAAGGCTCGGACTTCCAGGGCTTCCTCGATCTCGACCAGTCGATGGCCGGCGTGCTGACCTATATCCTGAAGCTGAAAAGCTGAACCATGTGGACGGCTCGATCAATTCCCTGGATCTCTAGTCGAGCCCGAACAGCTCAGGCATCTCGCGCTGCGCCTTGGGCGTGAGCGCGAGCGCGCGACCGTCGAGCGCCTGCCGCACCCAGCCGCGGCGCAGCGACAGCTGCAGGCAGGCGGCGCCCAGCGCGCCACCGAGATGCGGCCGCCGCTCGCTCCAGTCGAGACAGGCGCAAGCGAAGCGTCGGCGCGAACGGCGCGCGCCGTCGATGTCGATGCCCAGGCTCTCCAGCGCCACCGCGCCCTCGGCCGTGAGCTCGTAGTCATCGCCTTCGGCTGTGGCCCGCAGCCAGCCCTGGGCATGCAGCCGGTCGTGCAGCGCGACGCCGGCCGTGCCGGCCATGTGGTCGTAGCAGGTGCGCGCGGCGCGCAGCCGGCTCGGCGTGCCGGGCTGGAACTTGCTGCGCGGCGCACCGGCCACCACCAGCAGTCCCTCGAGCACCGCGGCCACCTCGCTGCCGGCAAGACGGAAGTAGCGGTGCTTGCCCTGCGCGACCGATTCGACCAGCCGCTGCTCCTTCAGTCGCGCCAGGTGTGCGCTCGCGGTCGAGGCCGCGACCTCGCCGACCGCCGCCAGCTCGGTGGCCGTGCGGGCGTGGCCGTCCAGCAGGCAGCAGAGCATGCGCGCTCGGGCCGGCTCGGCGATCGCGCCGGCCAGGCGCGCCAGGTGCGTGTCGGCATTCGATGCATCCATACTTCGATGCTAAGCGAAGTGTGGATGTGCGAGAAGGCCGACACTGCGCATATGCAGCAACCGCACATCGACCCGCCCGCCGGCGCCATCGCCGCCGTCACCCACCCCGACCCCTATCCCTGGTACGCGCGCTTGCGGGAAGGCCCGGCGCTCGCGCGCGACGAGCGCCTGGGCCTCTGGGTCGCGAGCCGGGCCGAGGTGCTGCGGGAGGGCTTCGCCAACCCCGCGCTGCGGGTGCGCCCGCCGGGCGAGCCGGTGCCGCGCGCCATCGCGGGCGCGCCGGCCGGCGAACTCTTCGGCCAACTGGTGCGCATGAACGACGGCGCAACGCATGCCGCCCACAAGCCGGTGCTGCAGAAAGCGCTGTGCAGCCTCGATCTCGGCGGCGTGCGCGCGGCCATGCCGCGCATCGCGGCGCAGGTCCCGGCATCCACCGTGGCCGAGGCCTGCTTCGCCTGGCCGGTCGCGGGCGTGGCCCATCTGCTGGGCTTCGCGTACGAAGAACTGCCCGTTCTCGCGGATTGGACGCGCGATTTCGTCGCCTGCCTCTCGCCGCTGTCCACCGAGGCCCAATTGGGCACCGCCAGCGAGGCGGCGGCCGCTCTGATGGCGCGCTTCGAAGCCCTGGTGACGAAACGGCCGGCGCACGAGGGCAGCCTGCTGGCGGCGGTGCGCGCGCAGGGGCCCGGCGATGTATCGCGCGCGCTGCTGGCCAACCTCGTCGGCCTGTTGTCGCAAACCTGCGAGGCCACGGCCGGGCTGGCGGGCAACAGCCTGGTGGCACTGGCGCGCGAGCCGGGCCTCGGCGATGCGATCGCCGTGCGTCCGGAATGGCTCCCGGCGCTGGTGGAGGAGACGGCGCGCCACGACCCCTCG
Above is a window of Variovorax sp. RA8 DNA encoding:
- a CDS encoding ArsR/SmtB family transcription factor; its protein translation is MDASNADTHLARLAGAIAEPARARMLCCLLDGHARTATELAAVGEVAASTASAHLARLKEQRLVESVAQGKHRYFRLAGSEVAAVLEGLLVVAGAPRSKFQPGTPSRLRAARTCYDHMAGTAGVALHDRLHAQGWLRATAEGDDYELTAEGAVALESLGIDIDGARRSRRRFACACLDWSERRPHLGGALGAACLQLSLRRGWVRQALDGRALALTPKAQREMPELFGLD
- the gorA gene encoding glutathione-disulfide reductase; protein product: MQTFDFDLFVIGGGSGGVRAARMAAQRGARVALAECAELGGTCVNVGCIPKKLYSYAAGYAESFEEAAGYGWTLDGAPRFDWNQLKANRAKEIARLNGVYRNLLEGAGVRLIQGWACLADAHTVQIGEKKHTARHILVATGGMPFVPELPGRELGVVSDAMFDLDPFPKRLLVVGGGYIACEFASIFNGLGAQVTQLYRGPHLLNGFDEDVRQFLAKEMGRAGVDIRFNCEIDMITRLDSGLCALLSRGERVEADVILYATGRVPNTEGLGLQAAGVELDERGGVVVDAHYRSSVPSVYAVGDVSTKQQLTPVALAEAMVVVDTLFGPGPRELDYEFTPTAVFTHPNIGTCGYTEAEARARFGKVRVFSSEFKALRHTLSQSGERTFMKLVVERDTDRVVGLHMVGPDAGEVVQGFAVAMRAGATKRLFDSTIGIHPTVAEEFVTMREPMPG
- a CDS encoding phospholipase D-like domain-containing protein, which codes for MGPGLLDWLRSGWALLALATLVVVLGLVIWSIRRHRDPRLVVECDASIADLLPSLSGLTQGTVYEGNAVELLENGAFFDAMFEEIAKARASVHFETFLWKEGKLGERLANALIERRRAGVKVRVLVDADGGKEMGRDAECLRSGDCNLRMHHPRHIRNIGVFNDRDHRKLLVVDGRVAMVGGHCIVDSWLGNGESREHVRDLGVRLRGPIVHAVQGAFSENWVEDTGELFVGDEVFPPLARVGEVAIHVASLKPEGSPPAVKILHHLVPCIARKRIWIQNPYFLPDSEAIEALCDAAKRGVDVRVMVPSAEASDMPMVQHAAHRNFHLLLAGGVRIFEYSKCLLHQKVMTVDTAWCAIGSSNFDDRSFETNDEITLGLRDDALAAQLEAIFERDMHDCSELNGDAWARRGLRHRCKDNLLYVFNELL
- a CDS encoding AMP nucleosidase, producing MPYMPTFIAPARFADPVAVLEQVRLIYDSGLAHLREAMQRFVAGESLPGRVRACYPFVRVHTHTVSRRTPAANAWLSYGFVAGPGRYETTLTRPDLFERYYREQFRLLLENHEVELEVGTSTQPIPIHFSFAENEHIEGTMSEERRVLMRDVFDLPDLAAMDDGIANGTFEARPGEAQPLALFTAARVDYSLHRLRHYTGTAPEWFQNFVLFTNYQFYIDEFVRLGREAMADENSEYIAFIEPGNVVTRRRGLAAGSSAFYGALLDGSQGTPPGRLPQMPAYHLVREDCSGISMVNIGVGPANAKTITDHVAVLRPHAWMMLGHCAGLRQGQQLGDYVLAHAYVREDHVLDEELPLWVPIPALSEIQLALESAVADVTGMQGTQLKKIMRTGTVASTDNRNWELLPGNQPQRRFSQSRAVALDMESATIAANGFRFRVPYGTLLCVSDKPLHGEIKLPGMANHFYRERVEQHLRIGMAAIDVLRREGSSRLHSRKLRSFAEVAFQ
- a CDS encoding Bug family tripartite tricarboxylate transporter substrate binding protein, which gives rise to MVDSTRRIFTSWLAATAAGIAPASVLAQASKPAAAAVAIPRLRIIIPANEGGGWDQTGRALGAAMMAAGAVAQVEYENIGGKGGTIGLARYVEKYDADPDAVLMSGMVMVGAIALQKPAVDMSRIAPLARLTSDYEVVVVKGDSPIVTAKDLIAKMRADPANTAIAGGSAGGVDHMFAGILSRAAGNTSALVYLPFPGGAQVVSAVESGKAIAGISGYSEFSEHIASGKLRAIGVSSRSAFMGVPSVRQQGVDADLANWRGVFTGKAVPTSRQAVLLDAVRRAVATDVWQKALKRSNWDSYWMEGSDFQGFLDLDQSMAGVLTYILKLKS